One Hypomesus transpacificus isolate Combined female chromosome 16, fHypTra1, whole genome shotgun sequence genomic window carries:
- the zar1 gene encoding zygote arrest protein 1 has product MATYDDEYIDSYFYSSYNPYAYRYTKPKGMGRKQKTYLNYGDPEAYFDTHRAHLKSVLSQINPKLTPRLRRANTHDVGVQVNPKTDASVQCSLGPRTLMARKRDALRKRSQEDPQSPGSPVGGVRYPRSLAVYSPIATRRLASFLEENKRESRGAQTREQKEDVKVNTDDKTSEEKSGPGTKSTKVNGQSIKTDEVEVDKEGSKSKARVRFQFLEQKYGYYHCRECNLRWESAYVWCVQGTNKVYFKQFCRTCQKSFNPYRVEDITCQNCNKARCSCAVTPRHVDPKRPHRQDLCGRCKGKRLSCDSTFSFKYII; this is encoded by the exons ATGGCTACGTATGACGACGAGTATATCGACAGCTATTTCTATTCATCTTACAACCCATACGCTTACAGGTACACTAAACCGAAAGGTATGGGGAGGAAACAAAAAACCTACCTGAACTACGGTGACCCAGAGGCTTACTTTGACACCCACCGCGCGCACCTGAAATCTGTCTTGTCACAAATCAATCCCAAACTGACGCCAAGGCTGCGGAGGGCAAATACCCACGACGTCGGGGTGCAGGTGAACCCGAAGACCGACGCCTCGGTGCAGTGTTCCCTAGGACCGAGAACCTTAATGGCCAGAAAGAGAGACGCTTTGCGTAAAAGGAGTCAAGAGGATCCCCAGTCACCCGGTAGCCCCGTCGGCGGAGTTCGCTATCCTCGCTCTCTGGCTGTTTACTCACCGATTGCAACCAGAAGACTTGCCTCCTTTCTCGAGGAAAACAAGCGGGAGTCTCGTGGAGCACAGACGAGAGAACAGAAGGAGGATGTAAAGGTAAACACGGACGACAAAACGAGTGAAGAAAAATCTGGACCAGGAACGAAGTCTACAAAGGTAAACGGTCAGTCGATAAAGACTGATGAAGTTGAAGTCGACAAAGAAGGATCGAAATCAAAGGCCCGCGTGAGATTTCAG TTTCTGGAGCAGAAGTACGGGTACTATCACTGCCGAGAATGTAACTTGCGGTGGGAGAGCGCTTATGTTTGGTGCGTCCAGGGAACAAACAAG GTCTACTTCAAACAGTTCTGTAGAACGTGCCAGAAATCCTTCAACCCTTACCGTGTCGAGGACATCACCTGTCAG AACTGCAACAAGGCGCGCTGCTCGTGCGCAGTGACGCCGCGCCACGTGGACCCCAAACGTCCCCATAGACAGGACCTCTGCGGCAGGTGCAAGGGCAAGCGCCTCTCGTGCGACAGCACATTCAGTTTCAAATACATCATTTAG
- the slc10a4 gene encoding sodium/bile acid cotransporter 4, with protein METRSAEDADNTSRLNEFLNFTMNDTINRLWNTVSETIGLRMAEDPVFLTAGTLRTAVDGALMAVPPSEPAHLVVAFWDSPLSHGINVFVGLVLCFTMLGLGCTVEISQIEEHIRRPIGVLLALVCQFVIMPMVAFLLALAFSLDDVAAMAVLLCGCCPGGNLSNIMSLLVNGEMNLSIIMTISSTLLALVLMPLCLWIYSRAWINTPVVNLMPFGAIILTLCSTLIPIGLGVVLRYRNTRVADIVLKVSLWSLLVTLVMLFIMTAAMLGPELLATIPPSVYAVAVLMPMCGYAAGYGLAALFDLPPQSRRTVSLETGCQNVQLCTAILKMAFPPQLMGGMYMFPLLYALFQAAEAGIFILAYRTYRKEVLHKQDPLGNGEDITYQRFQDEDVGFDTSYGAVTVSDPNTIMLDPCPDATPV; from the exons ATGGAGACCCGTAGCGCAGAGGACGCAGATAATACTAGTCGCCTGAACGAATTCTTAAACTTTACGATGAATGACACAATTAACCGACTTTGGAACACTGTGTCGGAGACAATAGGATTACGCATGGCTGAAGACCCAGTGTTTCTAACGGCAGGCACGCTCAGGACTGCCGTGGATGGCGCGCTTATGGCTGTGCCTCCGTCTGAGCCCGCGCACCTGGTGGTGGCCTTCTGGGATTCCCCGCTGAGTCACGGGATCAACGTGTTCGTGGGGCTCGTGCTGTGCTTCACcatgctggggctgggctgcacCGTGGAGATTAGCCAGATCGAGGAGCACATACGGAGACCGATTGGGGTGCTGCTGGCGCTCGTGTGCCAGTTTGTCATCATGCCCATGGTCGCCTTTCTGCTCGCCCTGGCATTCTCCTTGGACGACGTGGCGGCAATGGCCGTGCTGCTGTGCGGGTGCTGTCCCGGGGGAAACCTCTCCAACATCATGTCTCTCCTGGTGAACGGGGAGATGAACCTCAG CATCATCATGACCATCTCGTCCACGCTGCTGGCGCTCGTGCTCATGCCGCTGTGTCTGTGGATCTACAGCCGTGCGTGGATCAACACCCCGGTGGTCAACCTGATGCCGTTTGGGGCGATCATCCTGACCTTATGCAGCACGCTCATCCCTATCGGTCTGGGGGTGGTTCTCCGTTACCGCAATACGCGGGTGGCGGACATTGTTCTGAAG GTGTCCCTCTGGTCACTCCTGGTCACTCTGGTGATGCTGTTCATCATGACGGCCGCCATGCTGGGCCCCGAGCTCCTGGCgaccatccctccctccgtctacGCGGTGGCCGTCCTCATGCCCATGTGTGGATACGCCGCCGGATACGGCCTGGCGGCGCTATTTGACCTCCCGCCGCAAAGTCGCCGGACCGTCTCCCTGGAGACCGGCTGTCAGAACGTGCAGCTGTGCACCGCCATCCTGAAGATGGCGTTCCCGCCGCAGCTGATGGGCGGCATGTACATGTTCCCGCTGCTCTACGCGCTCTTCCAGGCGGCCGAGGCGGGTATCTTCATCCTGGCCTACCGGACGTACCGGAAGGAGGTCCTGCATAAACAAGACCCGCTGGGCAACGGCGAGGATATAACGTACCAACGGTTTCAAGATGAGGATGTAGGCTTTGACACTTCCTACGGGGCGGTGACCGTCAGCGACCCAAACACCATCATGCTGGACCCGTGTCCGGACGCTACTCCAGTGTAG